One window of Candidatus Binatus sp. genomic DNA carries:
- a CDS encoding SLBB domain-containing protein, producing MRSTNKHAVLTTLRSLIVLLALGSLFSSLAHAQIGDSGGAALGGAGGLGGSSSAASAQDDGANSDSPQGAVSNAVSRGCVEPGDPNAANSGLPSCTNSDNDGGSDQPAQAGPSNLSGGASAMRGAQGFANTINKQSMAAVIQQLGISPDELGSLKSEMASGGLSSDDMQELCLHFAAKQLGAGDVAGIAKSLGLSFTDQQMAQLRSCTGLAGQDGSDETASPGRQMGTAASGANPSQPVSSVESQFRSLDSAAAPAAPSTRNLQQFGYSLFASRVSTFAPVANVQVSDDYVIGPGDQLKMLMWGRINNTLNLTVGREGSVSIPEIGPLQVAGLTFAQTKQLIEGHAGQITGVKVDVTMGKLKTIQVFVVGEVEQPGAYTVSALSHVSNALGAAGGITKIGSLRKVELRRGNQLVRTIDLYSLLLAGNEQGDEQLQPGDVIFVPVIGPVVGMIGDVKRPAIYELGRSGEPLDSVIKLGGGISAFGYSQRVQVERVADHQKRIALDVDLNELRSQRFDIRDGDLIKIYPVLPAQQDVVIVRGSVNRPGKFEWHQGMRVADLVELAEGVAPHTFFKYALIRRKEGKAKTVRLVPVDLGEALSANISGPQNLSTLNQEDELTVFSESQMKYLPTVQVFGEVRNPGYYVMSQGMHVSDLLYLAGGLKDDAYQKAAELARTQVVSG from the coding sequence ATGCGTAGTACTAATAAACATGCAGTTCTCACAACGCTACGAAGTCTGATCGTTCTACTCGCGCTGGGTTCCTTATTCTCTTCCCTCGCGCACGCACAAATCGGCGATTCCGGCGGCGCAGCGCTCGGCGGCGCCGGGGGCCTGGGCGGCTCCAGCAGCGCGGCAAGCGCGCAGGACGACGGCGCCAACAGCGATTCCCCGCAGGGCGCAGTGAGCAACGCGGTGAGCCGCGGATGCGTCGAGCCGGGTGACCCGAACGCGGCCAACTCCGGCCTGCCGTCGTGTACGAATTCAGATAACGACGGCGGTTCCGACCAGCCCGCCCAAGCGGGCCCGTCTAATCTTTCCGGCGGTGCGTCGGCGATGCGTGGCGCGCAGGGCTTCGCCAATACGATCAATAAGCAATCGATGGCTGCGGTCATCCAGCAGCTTGGAATTTCGCCCGACGAGCTCGGCAGCTTGAAAAGCGAAATGGCGTCGGGCGGTCTCAGTTCTGACGACATGCAGGAGCTATGTCTCCATTTTGCGGCGAAACAGCTGGGCGCCGGTGACGTTGCCGGAATCGCAAAATCGCTCGGCCTGAGCTTCACCGACCAGCAGATGGCACAGCTGAGAAGTTGCACGGGGCTTGCGGGGCAGGACGGATCGGACGAGACAGCGTCGCCCGGGCGGCAGATGGGGACGGCGGCGTCGGGGGCAAATCCGAGTCAGCCGGTATCATCGGTTGAATCGCAATTCCGCTCGCTCGATTCCGCTGCCGCGCCCGCCGCGCCGAGCACGCGCAATCTGCAGCAATTCGGCTACTCGCTGTTTGCCTCGCGCGTTTCGACCTTCGCTCCGGTCGCCAACGTTCAAGTCAGCGACGACTACGTGATCGGTCCCGGCGACCAGCTCAAGATGCTGATGTGGGGGCGAATCAACAACACGCTGAATCTGACCGTCGGCCGGGAAGGCTCGGTGAGTATTCCCGAGATCGGTCCGCTGCAGGTGGCGGGCTTGACCTTCGCGCAGACCAAGCAGCTGATCGAGGGTCACGCCGGACAAATCACCGGAGTCAAAGTCGACGTCACGATGGGCAAGCTCAAGACCATCCAGGTGTTCGTCGTTGGCGAGGTCGAGCAGCCCGGCGCCTATACCGTGAGCGCGTTGTCGCACGTATCGAACGCGCTCGGCGCGGCCGGAGGAATCACCAAAATAGGCAGCCTGCGCAAGGTCGAACTTCGGCGCGGCAATCAGCTCGTGCGCACGATCGATCTGTACAGCTTGCTGCTCGCCGGCAATGAGCAGGGCGACGAGCAGCTGCAGCCCGGCGATGTGATCTTTGTGCCGGTCATCGGGCCGGTGGTTGGAATGATCGGCGACGTGAAGCGGCCCGCCATCTACGAGCTCGGGCGCTCCGGCGAGCCGCTCGACTCGGTCATCAAGCTCGGCGGCGGAATCAGCGCGTTCGGCTACTCGCAGCGGGTGCAGGTCGAACGGGTCGCCGATCATCAGAAGCGAATCGCGCTCGACGTTGATTTGAACGAGCTGCGCTCGCAGCGCTTCGACATCCGCGACGGCGATCTGATCAAGATTTACCCGGTGCTGCCTGCCCAGCAGGACGTCGTGATTGTACGCGGCAGCGTCAATCGCCCGGGCAAGTTCGAATGGCATCAGGGAATGCGGGTCGCCGACTTGGTGGAACTCGCCGAAGGGGTCGCGCCGCATACCTTTTTCAAATACGCGCTGATTCGCCGCAAAGAGGGCAAGGCAAAGACGGTGCGGCTGGTGCCGGTCGATCTCGGTGAAGCGCTGTCGGCCAATATCAGCGGGCCGCAGAATCTCAGCACGCTCAACCAGGAAGACGAGCTGACCGTGTTCAGCGAATCGCAAATGAAGTATCTGCCGACCGTGCAGGTCTTCGGCGAGGTGCGCAATCCCGGCTACTACGTGATGAGCCAGGGCATGCACGTGAGCGACCTGCTTTACCTGGCGGGCGGTCTCAAGGATGACGCATATCAGAAAGCGGCCGAACTCGCGCGCACCCAGGTCGTCAGCGGCTGA